The window TCGCCAAGGAGATCTGCCAATTCACCTGCTCGAATCCTCGTGGAGAACACGTCCTTCGTCTTGGCCGCAGAGAGGACTCGAAGAAGAGATCCTTTAAACGGATTCAAACTCTACAATGGTGGCTGGAACATCAGCGATCTGCACTACTGGGCCGTGAGTTCTCCTCACCAATCCACCGCTTCATCTAATTCCTGACAGGCAATTGTTGATGCCAGTCCGTCGGCTTCACTGTTGCTCCTCTCTTCGCCGTCGCCGCCGTCTGGTTCTTCGGCTTCGCTCTGGTCTTGTCTTTGATTtgttgctgctactgctgcttccCCCGACGCAGTTGTTCCTTCTCCCGCACAACTTGCGCTCTCGCCGTCGCACTTCTCATCCTGTGCACTGCTGCCACAATGTGAGCTTGCTGATCCAAGACTTGCTGCATTAGCCCTCACTTTGGACTGGCGTCACCGCatgctcttcttcttgcgttgCATACAGAGTCGGATGCGTTGTTCTGTTCCATGGACAGGATAAGTTCCATGGAACCACGTCGAACACCTTGGATTTCGTCGAGGGCCAGTCGAACACCACCGTCTCCAACCTTAGGAGCTTCTCCACCAACCTGGCCGACGCTAAGAAGGTCGGGGTGGGTCAGATCTCCCTCCCGGCCGAAGAGCAGGCCGCGATCGACGCAGTCGTGAAAAGTCTCAACGACGCCGCGGACGGCGTTTCCTCGCGCACAGCGGACAATTCCAAGAGGATACGAGACTACTTGGATACTGTGTATGAGGTGTTTGTTCATTTGCTTTCTGCATCTTGTGCGTTTCCTTGAGCGAGATGGCTCGTGCTCCTTTCTGCAGGCGTCTTGTGTTGATCATCCTCGTGGCTGCAGTGCTCCTTCTCGTTCTTCTCGGATTAAGTAAGTGGAAATGCATAGACTTCTGCAGTTGTCGTCACATTGGCTAACTCGATCACATTTTTCTGCAATTAATGCAGCATTTTCGATTCTTGGACTGCAATTTCTCGTCTACATGTAAGCAACTGTGCACTCTGCTTGTCCCCAACATCGTCTCGCTTAGTTTCCTCATCATTTCCATGGCTTTGGGGCTTCAGATTCGTCCTCGTTGGATGGGTGCTGGTGGCAGCAACCTTCTTCTTGAGCGGCCTCTTCCTGCTCCTCCACAAGTCAGTGCCGACCTTATCTGATAGATTAGAGATGGTGTCTCTGACTGCCATAACTCGTGTTCTACCTTATCAGTGCAGTGGCGGACACTTGCGTCTCGATGGATGAATGGGCTCTTCATCCCCGCGAGCACACGGCCATGGACGACATCCTCCCTTGCGTGGACGTCGCCACCACTAACGCGTCTCTGAGGCGAAGCAGGGAGGTCACCTTTCAGCTGGTGAACGTCGTCAACCAGGTGATCACCAACGTCTCCAACGCCGACTTCCCACCCATGCTCAAGCCTCTCTACTACAACCAGTCCGGTCCCCTGTTGCCTCCTCTCTGCAACCCGTACGACCCAGACCTCGGCAGCCGCAACTGCACcaccggagaattagggttcaacAACGTCTCTCAGGTACGACCTTATGAACTCATTCGCGATCCGACCGTCACAATCATCATCACTGACCCCACAAGAACCACCATTCTTCTCGTGCAGGTATGGCGCAGCTACGTGTGCCAAGTCACAGTGGTCAATGGATCCGACATCTGCGCCACCGTCGGTCGCATTACTCCCAAGATCTACGCACAGATGATGGCAGCAGTGACCGTGAGCCACGGCCTGTACCAGTACGGGCCGTTCCTCGCAGGGCTAGCGGACTGCACCTTCGTGCGGCAGACCTTCCGGTCCATCACCGTCGACCACTGCCCCGGCCTGGGGCGTTACAGCAAACAGGTCTTCATCGGCTTGGCCATGGCCTCAGCGGCGGTGATGCTGTCTTTGGTTCTCTGGGTCATCTACGCCCGCGCGAGGTGGCATCGCAAGCGTAACAAGCAGCTTCTGGCTCGATCCGACCACGAACAACTGCACCTGCAAGAGAAATATCTACTGGGAACTCCGAGATCAGGAAGATGACGCTGTTCTTCCTGTGATGTCTCGGTCAAACAGAAGATATTGACTCTTTTCTTCCACTAGTATTGCTTTGTATGTTGTTTATTGTAAGTACAGCTGACTGTATCAATGACCGGTTAGATCTTTGTGAGAATGGATCAGTCTGACGAGACCAATTTGACCAAAACCACGAGCCACACACCTGTGGCTTGCGAGAGGATAACCTCAGGAAGAAGGATTGGCTCAGTGCAAAGAAACCTACGGCACAAAGTGTCGATTGGAGATGAAAAGATCCATCTCCtggattcttcttcttccttcatgTCGGTAGTCCTTCCGAGGAAAGCCTGCAGCCACTCGTCCTCCTCCCATATCAAACAAGTGTCACATAGAGCCAATCCCATCGCTAAAGGTTAGCTTTCATGGTGAATCTCCAAAGCACGGCGGCTCAACAAGTGTTGACAGCAAGTCACACGCGTAGAACTGCTTAGCCAACAAAGCAAAGCGACCGTATTTAGTATTCTTCCTCGAAGCCATGGACGCCCCAAGAGGATCACCACCTCCACCTCAAGACCTCCTTCCATGGATTCCAAgaattctgcttcttcttcttcttccaagccCCACAGCCCTTCTCGGCCCTGCCTCTGTTCGCCGACGACGCACCCGGGTTCCTTCCGGTGCAAGCTCCACCGTGGTCCGAGAAAGAGTTCCGGCCGATCAGTGGCGCACGCGGGATCGCCGGAGACGAAGGGACCAGCGAAGGCGACGTCGATGGGTGGCCTCCTCATGCAGATGATACGACCGTCGAGCCATGATCTCCGCAGGAGGAGGCACTTCCAGCCcaagccttcaaggttcttccTGATGAAAGGTGATGGCCGGGGAGCAGTGGCGGTGGCTGGATGCCCCCCCGTATGAGCCTAATCTTGCTTAGATGTGGATGTATGTTCATGCATGTATGCAGGCAGCATTTTTACAGCCTGATCATATACGAGTCAGTGGATCCATCCATGAATATATATACTTCTTCTGCTCATATTTTGGTGATCTGATCATTTCTTCATGAACTTCTGAGCTTGTTTATGGTTTCAAGATGGATTTGAAGTCAGAATAAATCCACTCTGTGAGATGATCTTTCTTCATCTGTGTTGCTGGTTTCCGTGACGGAAGAGTCGGCAGCAGATGACCGACTCCATAAACGAGATGGTCCCATGGCATTCATTAACCTTCCACCATTAATACTGTCTGTGGTCGGCAACAATTAATGGCATAAAAAAGGCTAATATTAATTTTATGTGACAGTGATTTCTTAATTTATCCAACACTATCTATGGTTTAGATGTTATTATTGCAGATTATCGTtaatgagagaaaaaaatattactcGAGAAAATGTTTTATGTGTAAGAAATGATTGATTGTATTTTCTGTGTTGCTAAATCGATATATTATAACGAGAATTTTTACTGGATAGGATGAGGTTGGATTTCATCCAATCCCACTAGACACAAAGCCAATGCCTTCGATCGGATCCTTTCCAAATTTTGTTGCGTATGGGATCTTACAATTCCACACGGGAACAGTACAATGATGCGGGCCCCTGGAAAACTGCACGGGTCCCAGACAAACACGTGCCACCACTTGCAGAGGATCCCAATCGAGCCCCCGATCGGCCAAAACCCTAATCAGAAAACCCCCTTTTTGGTGTTTCTGGATCTCCCGGCGAGATCTTGCGCTGTAGCATCGCGTCGAAAGCGCTCTCCTTTTGCCCCCTTCTCTCCTCTTCGACCCTGGTTGGattctcctcctcatcctcctctttcTATTTATGAGTCGGTGTTTAGCTCCGTTTCTCCACTCAGCTAGGGCCGTGGTTCTCGTCTTCTTTTTCCgttgttttttttctctttttttggcTGGTATTTATGGATTTTGGTGCTTGGTCTGTAGAGATGGAGGCGCTGTGCCGAAGCAAGAGTAATGGACCTGCTGATCTTCATTCCATGGCCGAATTACTCGTGGCGGAGACCGTTTTGGCTGTGGAAAGGTCGCTCCTTTGGCTTTTCCTGGTGGTACGGACGCTCCTCccgtttttgattttttttcctgcTTTCGCTATTTCTTAGTAACGTATTGAAGTTGATAATTTGCTGATTGAAGAATTGTGTAGAGTTCCTCGGTGCTGAGCTACACAAGTAGCGAGGATTTTAGCTTTCTTTCGGTGCTTAATCATGTGTGGCATGTCTTCTTTGGTGTTGAGTCGTATTACTCAGAGATTCTTGCATGACATTCGGCTTCACCCGTTgtttagacctaaaatgcctgtgTATGGCCTTCCATGTGATGTCCAGCTTTTGTATGTGTTTAGGCACTTGTAGGTTCTGGAGATAATTCTTTTCCTCGGTTAACTTTCCTTTTCTCGTCTGCTTCAGCTCTTGAGATTTGATTTGAAGGAAAAAATCTTCCATATTCTATTTCTTTCTGTTGTTTTCATCTGTTTCATGTTTGTTACTGTTGTATGGCTTACTCTTGTTTTCTTGACCATCTTAGTCACCACAGTGCATGTTCTAGTGCATATTTGTCCAGTGTTGAATATTTAGTTTAGATAAGAGAATCCAATGTAACAATAAGAAAGTACTTGATCATTGTGAAGTGTAAAAATCTTGCTGTGAGTCAGGATGTTCATTGAAGTGTTTAATATAGACAAGTTACTAAAAGGATCTTGATACCATGTATTTATTTCCTCCCCATCCTAATGGTGGAACTGGCAGTGTTCGTCCTCAGAAAGATCTTCAGGGATTCTTGTTTTCTCTTTGTTTTGAAGGCACATTTAACTTATTCCATGAGATCTGAACTATAGCACATAGAAACTCTTTGTGGACTCTATAATTGACCATGCTTGTATGATATTTGTCAATACATGGCTAGTTTGAGGTTTTTGAAACTGAAACTACTTTGCTGTTTCTTGTCTTTTTGACAAACTGGCACTATCCAATAACTTCCTGATCCTATTCTAAGGTTGCTTGCACTTACCTGAAATAGAGGAACCTATTCTTGGTTGCAAATGCACAAGGAAGTTTCTCTCTGTCTTAATCTCTTACTGTAAATTAAGAACACATAATAATGGGGTCTGACTATTTGAAGAGCGTGACTTGTTTGTGCATCTTCGAGAGTGGCAAACTTACATGTTGGACCATTATATGTGCATTGAAGAGTCCCTTTAACGCATTTATGTCTACTTGGATGTTCCAATCCTAGTATGAGTGTCCTATAACTGGGCCAATCTAAAGAAGGATATGTCTCATGGGCTTGAATTGTCATAGAAAGTATGGTTTTCATGTGGTGAAACTCCGCTACTCTTACGTTGGTGGTAGCGGCAGTAATATACATCTTAAATGCTGCATGGAGTTATATGTGTATGCATGTCTATAAATGTGTCTATTTCAAGGGAGAGAAATTTGCAATGGATTGCTTATATATATCACTCATGGTCGAGCATTAACAAATAATTGTGCTGTCCAATTTCTTTGCCCTTTGTTTGTCTGATTAGCTTCAGGATTTGTTGTTGGAGGTGTTGTCTTTTGGAGGTTCTCATTGCTACAGTGCCTTTACTTTTCTTTCTTTATACTGTTTGTCCATATACCAGATTAGTCTGTCTGTCTTTGGCATTATCAATTTGATTTGTTGATgtacatttttttcattttgatgagGGGCGAGCCTTGATGCTATGATGAGATCTATTTTTTGCAATTTCCGCCCGATTCTGAGTCATAAACATTCCATCTACTCACAGAGTTAAAGCTGCATATGTTGACCATCCCTGGACCCACATATTGCTAATTTCTTTTATTGCCTCCACTGATATCCTTGTATCTTTGATCTGCCTCCTTTACTAGCATATCCAAACTATAGATGGGATGTAACTATGTTCATATTTTTGTGTCTCTTTAATTTCAGCAAACCGAGGAGTTCTCTTGAGCTACATTTGTTGTTTATATTGTTTGTTCCAAACCCTAGCATTATCACATGATGGCTGATTCAAGATCAGAGGACAATTGTTTCTGCCATTTTGGTTGGTTGTGGTCGAATGCTTTGTGAGAAATTCTGGATTTGCTTTCTGTTTTACCTAGCCTGATTAGTACGaacaaatgatcatcaaaattgaACAAATTGTTTGTTCAAGTATCAGTTTCATGTTTCCTTCATGCTAAGTGGTTTCTTATATTTGGTCACTTCAAATTGAACTTGATTCAGGTGGGCTCTTCATCAAGTCAAATTGGTCCAGTGAATGATGAGTCTGAAGTAATTTACCAGTAGGTTGCTCTTCTCTTTCTATCTACCTAGTTAAAGGTGAAAGCAATTATACATTTCAATCAGACCTTGATGGTACATGCTTGCTTCGCAGAGTCTGGGTTTTGAACCAGCTGGTTTACATGTATAGAGTTGGTTTAGTTTGCCATCGAGGCTCTTATTCTGTGCTATTTCTCTAAAGGACACTTCAAAGAAGTAAACCTGAAGCCATGCTCGAGAATAAGGACGATGGCGAGTCAGATGAGGACGAGGATGAGGATGACAATGGCGCTGATGGAGCTGGCCAAGAAGACGGAGGCGAAGATGATCTCTCGGGAGAGGAGGGGAATGATAACCAAGGAGACGATAACGACGACGATGACCCTGAGGTCAATGGTGAAGGGGGAAgtgaagatgaagaagatgacgacgacgatgatgaagaggaagaggaggatgaggaagaggacgaagacgaggaggatgaggaggaagaggaggaactcCCGCAGCCACCTACCAAGAAGAGAAAGTGAGGCAGCCGATGTTAGATCGGGTCATCGTAGTTTGTTTCATTTTGGCTAGTGTTGGTTAGACACTAGGGCTTTGTACTTGGGGAGTAGCTTCTTCATAGGATTAGGGTAAGGAGGGATGACTTCCTGTGAATGAACTTTGCTCAGTGTGTTTTAATCTTAAACATAATACTGCTAGCTGACATTGGATATATTGGAGGCTCATTTCATTTTCAGTATTCTTTGACTACTCCTGAGTTTACTCTTTTATCTCTTACAGCCATTATCAAGCAGCAAGCTGAGGAAAGCAGTAACAATAGCAGCAACAAGGTTGGAGTATCATAAATGCAACAAccattgttttctttctttcctgGCAAAACTGCATACAATGGTGTTGAAAACTCAAGAACTTGACATGAGTTGAATGTCAAGATAAAATGATATTGAAACTTAATAACCCAAACTTATAATGTAAACTCCAAACttgtttaaaataaaaatcaaagaaaataaTGCAAACAGTGTAATCATCGATGTTTGTATTAATACCCGTGTTATGTAATGTAAACTCAAGTAGCTCTTTTCTTCCACTCTTGCACGATCTCCATCTGCTTAATGAATCAAGCAACATGAATAGGTAAATCAATCAGCACAAAAGGCTAGGAACATGAATTGCATATAATTTAGGATTGTcatcattattatcctcatcaaaaTAAAGCCTAACAAAGGGAGAAATTGGCTGTTCTTTCAGCAACCAGGACTCGACGACGATCCCGAGTCCCTTATAACTGGAAAAAGAGGCATAAACTATCCCTTTCCATAGGGGGAGATTAGGTAATGTAGGTATGACTGGAAGGAAACTATGTCTACTTTCCATTCCAGAAGATCTTGAAGAGGAGACCTCCGTGAGTGGCAAAGAAGGGAGCAAACACCAGTGACTCCACTGCCATGAGCTTGATGAGGATGTTGAGTGATGGCCCTGATGTGTCTTTGAGTGGATCCCCTATGGTGTCACCGATCACAGCGGCCTTGTGAGCATCTGATCCTTTAGGTCCAAGCCCCCTGGCTTGGTCTGAAGCCCCAGCCTGACCAACAGAGACACATTAGTAGCACAGACTCGTGATGCTTTGGTTGATCACAGATTCCATGCAGGAGTTCAGAGTTCACATCTTCCTGAAAAGCTTTACCTCGATGTACTTCTTTGCATTATCCCATGCGCCACCAGTGTTCGATGCCGAGATA of the Musa acuminata AAA Group cultivar baxijiao chromosome BXJ3-2, Cavendish_Baxijiao_AAA, whole genome shotgun sequence genome contains:
- the LOC135630919 gene encoding uncharacterized protein LOC135630919 isoform X1, with product MMAFGRAQAILMFATISLHSAVAGLQETPVSGAAEDVFLISPRRSANSPARILVENTSFVLAAERTRRRDPLNGFKLYNGGWNISDLHYWASVGFTVAPLFAVAAVWFFGFALVLSLICCCYCCFPRRSCSFSRTTCALAVALLILCTAATIVGCVVLFHGQDKFHGTTSNTLDFVEGQSNTTVSNLRSFSTNLADAKKVGVGQISLPAEEQAAIDAVVKSLNDAADGVSSRTADNSKRIRDYLDTVRLVLIILVAAVLLLVLLGLTFSILGLQFLVYIFVLVGWVLVAATFFLSGLFLLLHNAVADTCVSMDEWALHPREHTAMDDILPCVDVATTNASLRRSREVTFQLVNVVNQVITNVSNADFPPMLKPLYYNQSGPLLPPLCNPYDPDLGSRNCTTGELGFNNVSQVRPYELIRDPTVTIIITDPTRTTILLVQVWRSYVCQVTVVNGSDICATVGRITPKIYAQMMAAVTVSHGLYQYGPFLAGLADCTFVRQTFRSITVDHCPGLGRYSKQVFIGLAMASAAVMLSLVLWVIYARARWHRKRNKQLLARSDHEQLHLQEKYLLGTPRSGR
- the LOC135630919 gene encoding uncharacterized protein LOC135630919 isoform X4, with amino-acid sequence MMAFGRAQAILMFATISLHSAVAGLQETPVSGAAEDVFLISPRRSANSPARILVENTSFVLAAERTRRRDPLNGFKLYNGGWNISDLHYWASVGFTVAPLFAVAAVWFFGFALVLSLICCCYCCFPRRSCSFSRTTCALAVALLILCTAATIVGCVVLFHGQDKFHGTTSNTLDFVEGQSNTTVSNLRSFSTNLADAKKVGVGQISLPAEEQAAIDAVVKSLNDAADGVSSRTADNSKRIRDYLDTVRLVLIILVAAVLLLVLLGLTFSILGLQFLVYIFVLVGWVLVAATFFLSGLFLLLHNAVADTCVSMDEWALHPREHTAMDDILPCVDVATTNASLRRSREVTFQLVNVVNQVITNVSNADFPPMLKPLYYNQSGPLLPPLCNPYDPDLGSRNCTTGELGFNNVSQVWRSYVCQVTVVNGSDICATVGRITPKIYAQMMAAVTVSHGLYQYGPFLAGLADCTFVRQTFRSITVDHCPGLGRYSKQVFIGLAMASAAVMLSLVLWVIYARARWHRKRNKQLLARSDHEQLHLQEKYLLGTPRSGR
- the LOC135630919 gene encoding uncharacterized protein LOC135630919 isoform X2, which codes for MMAFGRAQAILMFATISLHSAVAGLQETPVSAEDVFLISPRRSANSPARILVENTSFVLAAERTRRRDPLNGFKLYNGGWNISDLHYWASVGFTVAPLFAVAAVWFFGFALVLSLICCCYCCFPRRSCSFSRTTCALAVALLILCTAATIVGCVVLFHGQDKFHGTTSNTLDFVEGQSNTTVSNLRSFSTNLADAKKVGVGQISLPAEEQAAIDAVVKSLNDAADGVSSRTADNSKRIRDYLDTVRLVLIILVAAVLLLVLLGLTFSILGLQFLVYIFVLVGWVLVAATFFLSGLFLLLHNAVADTCVSMDEWALHPREHTAMDDILPCVDVATTNASLRRSREVTFQLVNVVNQVITNVSNADFPPMLKPLYYNQSGPLLPPLCNPYDPDLGSRNCTTGELGFNNVSQVRPYELIRDPTVTIIITDPTRTTILLVQVWRSYVCQVTVVNGSDICATVGRITPKIYAQMMAAVTVSHGLYQYGPFLAGLADCTFVRQTFRSITVDHCPGLGRYSKQVFIGLAMASAAVMLSLVLWVIYARARWHRKRNKQLLARSDHEQLHLQEKYLLGTPRSGR
- the LOC135630919 gene encoding uncharacterized protein LOC135630919 isoform X3, with translation MMAFGRAQAILMFATISLHSAVAGLQETPVSEDVFLISPRRSANSPARILVENTSFVLAAERTRRRDPLNGFKLYNGGWNISDLHYWASVGFTVAPLFAVAAVWFFGFALVLSLICCCYCCFPRRSCSFSRTTCALAVALLILCTAATIVGCVVLFHGQDKFHGTTSNTLDFVEGQSNTTVSNLRSFSTNLADAKKVGVGQISLPAEEQAAIDAVVKSLNDAADGVSSRTADNSKRIRDYLDTVRLVLIILVAAVLLLVLLGLTFSILGLQFLVYIFVLVGWVLVAATFFLSGLFLLLHNAVADTCVSMDEWALHPREHTAMDDILPCVDVATTNASLRRSREVTFQLVNVVNQVITNVSNADFPPMLKPLYYNQSGPLLPPLCNPYDPDLGSRNCTTGELGFNNVSQVRPYELIRDPTVTIIITDPTRTTILLVQVWRSYVCQVTVVNGSDICATVGRITPKIYAQMMAAVTVSHGLYQYGPFLAGLADCTFVRQTFRSITVDHCPGLGRYSKQVFIGLAMASAAVMLSLVLWVIYARARWHRKRNKQLLARSDHEQLHLQEKYLLGTPRSGR
- the LOC103972467 gene encoding pheromone-processing carboxypeptidase KEX1-like, which translates into the protein MDSKNSASSSSSKPHSPSRPCLCSPTTHPGSFRCKLHRGPRKSSGRSVAHAGSPETKGPAKATSMGGLLMQMIRPSSHDLRRRRHFQPKPSRFFLMKEMEALCRSKSNGPADLHSMAELLVAETVLAVERSLLWLFLVVGSSSSQIGPVNDESEVIYQTLQRSKPEAMLENKDDGESDEDEDEDDNGADGAGQEDGGEDDLSGEEGNDNQGDDNDDDDPEVNGEGGSEDEEDDDDDDEEEEEDEEEDEDEEDEEEEEELPQPPTKKRK